The Dethiosulfovibrio peptidovorans genome contains the following window.
GGCTTTAGTTTGGCCTATAAAAGATTTCCGCGTAGCACTATATTGAGGTGGTCAATATGGAAAAAAGAAGTGCCGCGCAGAAATTCCACCCAAATCCTCGAGCAAAGTTAATGGATCAGGTGCGAGAAGTTTTGCGCTATTACGGGTATGCATACACCACAGAAAAGAGTTATTGTAACTGGATTCTACGCTATATCCGATTCTATGGTGGAAGAACACATCCTAAAGAGATGGGAGCTCATGAAATCGAGCGGTTTCTTTCTTATCTTGCCAGCAAGGAGAAAGTTTCTAAATCCACTCAAAGTCAGGCACTTAATGCCTTGGTGTTTCTTTACAAGAAAGTTCTGGATATTCATCTTGCTGATGATATCGCCCCCTTACGAAGCAAAAAGCAACGGCGGGTTCCCACGGTCATGTCTCAAAATGAGGTGCAGCGTTTATTTGCAGTAATGGAAGGAAAGCACGCTTTTATGGCCAAGCTGATTTATGGGGGAGGGCTTCGCCTTATGGAATGTGTCCGAATGCGGATTCATGATGTTGATTTTGACCAGGGGCTCCTTTTTATTCGTGATGGTAAAGGTGGTAAGGATAGAACAACATTACTGGCAAAAAACCTTCAAGAGGAATGTCGTTATTGGATTCAGCGTTCTGAGATGATGTATCAAAAAGACCTGCAAGAAGGATTTGGTGAGGTGTATATTCCCGAGGCACTTGCCAGGAAATATCCACAAGCCTCAAAAAGTTTGGGCTGGCAATGGCTTTTTCCTGCCCAGAGTCGTTCCCGGGATCCTCGCAGTGGAAAAGAGAGGCGACACCATGTCGATGAATCAGGCTTGCAAAAAGCCCTGAAGCGGGCGGTTGTTAAGGCTGAAATCAGGAAGAGAGTCAGCTGTCACACTCTGCGGCACAGTTTTGCCACCCATATGCTTGAGAATGGAGTCACTATCAGAGTTCTCCAGGAATTACTTGGTCATGCTGATGTGAAAACAACAGAGATATATACCCACGTTCTCAATCAAGATATCCGAAACCTGAAAAGCCCCCTAGATATCATCACGTAAATCTCAAGAATCGGTACCATTTCTTTACCCAATATACTTGACCAGAGAACGACTCTCAATGCGATATTTTTGTAGATATCCTCAGTTTTTTATCGTGTTATCGCTCCCGTTAAGTACTTAGAGGCTGGCATTTGTTTTCCTTACCTACCAAGACTAGAACCTGTATTAACGGCTACTCTATTCCACAACAATGGCTTGAGGCGAAAGCTCTCACTGTGAAAGGCAAAAGTTTTGAAAAGTTGCGCCGGGTCAATATGCTGAATATCATCAAGCTTACCGGAGAGCTTCTCGTCCCCCATCTCCATTGAGCCCAGCTCACCGAGATGCCCATGCAGCACGCCATAAAGATACCTCGACAAAACAACGGCCACGGTTTTTCTATTTGTACTCACGGAGATCTCTGTTGATCTCGCTACCTATCATTTAAGAAAGCCTTGTCCGGAATATTTTCAATGTTTACGCACTCTTTAAAAAACCGATGTGCCAGCATACTTCTTTTGCCACAGGCTACCCGGCAGACTACAAAATCCCCAGATCATCTCCCTATCAGGAGCTTCTCCCTTCACTCATCATCATGATGAGAGCTCTTGATGTCTTCACGAAAGGATTTTAGCCAAGAAGGGGGCTGTAATTCGATTCAATTCTTGGATGATTTTCCCTGAGTTTTCGTGTAGAATCTATGCGAGATGTTTTTCGCCGGGGGATGTCCTCCCGGACGTATTGAGGAGGTTGGTACCTATGACAGCGATCGAGACCAAAGAATTCTGTAAGCTCATGAAAGGCGATGCTTTTCTCCTGGACGTTCAGACATCGGACGACTACGCAGAGGCTCACATCAAGGACGCCTTCAATATTCCTGCTGCGGACGTGGCGGACTGCACCGACGATCTGCCCTCAGACCAGAAGATTTTGGTGGTCTGCAAGGACGGAGAGACCTCTCCATCCGTCGTCGAGACCCTGAATTCAAAGGGGTTTGACGCCGGCTTCCTCAAGGGAGGAATCGAAAAAGGCTGGGTTGCTTTCAAGCTTCCCACGGTGCATTCCTGCGCCACCTGAGGCTAAAGTTTTTAGGGCCCCCAGGCTGGGGGTCCATCATTTCGTCTGAGACCCAATATGTGGGTCGGTTGTCGAGGGGTACGGTTATCCGAACCCCTCGTGTCGTGGTAGTCCATGTTTTTTCGGACGTTTCTTTAAGGAGGTTATTATCCCTATGTCACGCGTCGCCATCAAAGGTTCCGCCTACTGTCTTCAGCACACCCCCGAACTGGGGCTTCACTATGGAAATACACCCTACGTAGAGCGCCACACTCACGGAGAGACCGAGTATCTGAAAGCCCTTCCCAAGCATATTCAAAGTTTTGATGAAGCCACGAGCTATGCCCCCAACATGGCCTATATCGGCACCCTTCCTCTGGAGGAGCTGGAGAAACAGGCCACTCCCATGTACGAAAACCGGATTTCTGGAGCCAACCGGACTGGATCCTTCGGTGAGATCACCCCTGAGGACGAGTTTCTTGGTCTTATGGACATCTGCGATGTTTTCGATCTGGTATGGTTGGAAAAGGGCTTTGCTGCCTCAATTCGAGAAAAACTGGCAAACCACGATATGGTCACCGAGTCCATGATGGGACGTCTGGAGGCCGGCCGTGAGATAGCCGAGATCGAGGCCGAATGTGACGAAAAACACGGTGGTCTTCCTCTCTACCTGAACGGCTCGGTGGTAGGCTGTGTTCGGCGGGGGCACGAGGTGGACGAGAACCTGAGCGCCCACGTTCTGATGGAGAACATCGCCAGTAAAACGAGCTCGGTCATCGCATTTCTCTATCTTCTGAAGAACTCCGGGATGAACCCCTCCGAGGTGGATTTCGTCATCGAATGCTCCGAAGAGGGAGCGGGTGATATGTGCCAG
Protein-coding sequences here:
- a CDS encoding integrase codes for the protein MEKRSAAQKFHPNPRAKLMDQVREVLRYYGYAYTTEKSYCNWILRYIRFYGGRTHPKEMGAHEIERFLSYLASKEKVSKSTQSQALNALVFLYKKVLDIHLADDIAPLRSKKQRRVPTVMSQNEVQRLFAVMEGKHAFMAKLIYGGGLRLMECVRMRIHDVDFDQGLLFIRDGKGGKDRTTLLAKNLQEECRYWIQRSEMMYQKDLQEGFGEVYIPEALARKYPQASKSLGWQWLFPAQSRSRDPRSGKERRHHVDESGLQKALKRAVVKAEIRKRVSCHTLRHSFATHMLENGVTIRVLQELLGHADVKTTEIYTHVLNQDIRNLKSPLDIIT